The window GCAGCCGCTGCCGCCCGGTCGCACGGGGTCCGTGCCATGGTCGGGTTCAGCTACCGCCGCGTGCCGGCCATCGCGTTCGCCCGGCAGCTCGTGCAGGACGGCCGGATCGGCACCGTGCGCCAGGTCCGCGCGCTCTACCTGCAGGACTGGCTCGCCGACGAGGACGGCCCGATGACCTGGCGGCTCGACAAGGAGCAGGCCGGCTCCGGTGCGCTCGGCGACATCGGCGCGCACGCGATCGACCTCGTCGAGCACGTCACCGGTGCGTCGCTCGCCACCGTGTCCGGCACCCTCGAGACCTTCGTGACCGAACGTCCGCTGATGGCCGAGGGGGTCGGGCTCTCCGGCACCGCGTCGAGCGAGCGCGGACAGGTCACCGTCGACGACGCCGCGTTCTTCACCGCCCGACTCGGCGGCGGCGCGGCCGACGGCGCCATCGGCACGTTCGAGGCCACGCGCTACGCCACCGGCCGGAAGAACGGCCTGACGCTCGAGATCAGCGGGTCCGAAGGCGCGATCCAGTTCGACCTGGAGTCCATGAACGAACTGCGGTTGTACGAGTCATCGGCCCCCGCGCGGGAGCAGGGCTTCCGCCGGATCCTGGTCACCGAACCCGAGCACCCCTACATGGCGGCGTGGTGGCCCACCGGACACCTCATCGGCTACGAGCACACCTTCAGCCACCAGGTGAAGGACTTCGTCGAGGCGATCGTGTCCGGCACCGACCCGTCGCCCTCGTTCGAGGACGGCCTGCACGTGCAGCGCGTGCTCGACGCCGTCGAACGCAGCGCCGCCGACGGCAGCAGCTGGACGGCGACCTCGTGACCGCCGCCGACCGTACCCGCCTGGCCCTGGTCGTCCGCGGGGGATGGGACGGCCACCAGCCCGTCGAGACCACCGACCTGTTCGTCCCGTTCCTGCGCGAGAACGGGTTCGCGGTCCGGGTGTCGGACTCGACGGCCGTCTACGCCGACGAGTCCGTCATGGACGAGGTCGACCTGATCGTGCAGGTCGTCACGATGTCGACCATCGCCGACGACGAGTTCGCCGGGCTGCAGCGCGCGGTCCTGGGCGGCGCCGGACTGGCTGGCTGGCACGGCGGCATCGCGGACGCGTTCCGGAACACCGCCGACTACCTGCACATGGTCGGCGGCCAGTTCGCCCACCACGCCGGCAAGCACCCCGACGAGCGCGTCGGCGAACAGTCCGACAACTACATCCCGTACACGGTGCACCTCACCGACCTCGGCCGGTCGCACCCGATCACGCAGGGCATCGAGGACTTCGACCTCGTCACCGAGCAGTACTGGGTGCTGTCCGACGAGTACAACGACGTCCTCGCGACCACCACCCAGGACGCGCGCGACTTCGACGCCTGGAACCGACCGGTCACCGCACCGGCGATCTGGACACGGCAGTGGGGCGAGGGCCGCGTGTTCGTCTCGGCGCCCGGACACCGCCTCGAGGTCGTCGAGTCGCAGCCACTCCGAACCATCATCGAACGGGGACTCCTGTGGGCAGCACGGTGAACGAACGAGCGCTGCGGGTCGGCGTCGTCGGGGTCGGCGTGATCAGCCAGCAGTACTTCGAGCACTTCCCGGCGCTGCCCGGACTGTCGCTCGTGGCGGTCGCCGACCTCGACGTCGACCGGGCGCAGACGGTCGGCGCCGCACAGGGCGTGCGCGGCACGAGCGTCGACGAGCTGCTCGCAGCCGACGACGTCGACGTCGTGCTCAACCTGACGATCCCCGCCGCCCACGCCGACGTCGCGACCCGGGCGCTCGCCGCCGGCAAGCACGTCTACGGCGAGAAGCCCCTGGCGATGTCCACGGCCGAGGCCGGACCGGTGCTCGATGCAGCCCGGGCCGCGGGCCTCCGGGTCGGCAGTGCCCCGGACACCGTGCTCGGCACCGGCATCCAGACCGCTCGGGCCGCCCTCGACGACGGGCTGATCGGCACCCCGGTCGGCGCGGCCGTCGCCTGGAGCGCCCCCGGCCACGAGCTCTGGCACCCGGCACCCGCGTTCTACTACCAGCCCGGTGGCGGACCGCTGCTCGACATGGGCCCCTACTACCTGACCAGTCTCGTCACGTTCTTCGGACCGGTCGTCCGGGTGAGCGGCAGCGCCACGCGTTCCACTCGCGAACGGACGATCGCGACCGGGCCGAACGCCGGCACGTCGATCCCGGTCGACATCGACACCCACGTGGTCGCGATCCTCGAACACGAGAACGGCGTGGTCTCGACCGTCACCGTCTCGTTCGAGGTCTGGGCCACCCGCGCGCCGCTCTTCGAGGTGTACGGCACGGCCGGCACCCTCGGCGTCCCGGATCCCAACCGGTTCTCGGACCCGGTGTCGATCGCCACCGCGGACGACCGCGCGTGGCGCGAGCTGCCCGTCGCCGCCGGGTACGCCGACGCCGGTCGTGGCTACGGGCTCGCCGACATGGCCCACGCGATCGCGACGGACCGGCCGCACCGAGCCGCCGGCGACCTCGCGTTCCACGTGCTCGAGGTCATGGAGGCCGTCTCGGCCGCCGCCCGCGACCACACGGTCGTCGACGTGCACTCGCGCGTCGACCGACCGGCCACCGTCCCCGCCGGGTCCACCCCCGGATCCTGGTGACGGACCCCGACCACCGCACGGAAGGACGACGACGATGACGACGACGGACGCGAGCGACCAGACGGAGCCGACCCGGGCCTCCCGGCCGGTCACGCTGTTCACCGGACAGTGGGCCGACCTGCCCTTCGAGGAGGTCGCCCGGCTCGCCGGCGACTGGGGGTACGACGGACTCGAGATCGCCTGCTGGGGCGACCACCTGGACGTCCGGCGCGCCGCGACGGACCCGTCGTACGTCGCCGACCGCAGGGCGATCCTGGAACGCAACGGACTGCAGGTGTGGACCATCGCGAACCACCTGGTCGGCCAGGCCGTGTGCGACGACCCCATCGACCAGCGGCACGAGGACATCCTGCCGCCGCACGTCTGGGGCGACGGCGACCCCGAGGGCGTCCGGCAGCGCGCGGCCGAGGAACTGCAGTGGACCGCCCGTGCCGCTGCGGCACTCGGCGTGGACACCGTCACCGGGTTCTCCGGCTCGTCGATCTGGAAGACCGTCGCCGGGTTCCCGCCCGTGCCCCCGACCATGATCGACGCCGGGTACCAGGACTTCCACGACCGCTGGTCGCCGATCATCGACGTCTTCGAAGAGGTGGGCGTCCGCTTCGCGCTCGAGGTGCACCCGTCCGAGATCGCCTACGACTACTGGACCGCTCGTCGCACGCTGGAGCTCTTCGCGGACCGGCCGGCGTTCGGCTTCAACTTCGACCCGTCCCACTTCGTCTGGCAGGACCTCGATCCCGCCGCGTTCCTGCTCGACTTCGCCGACCGCGTCTACCACGTGCACTGCAAGGAGTCGGTGAAGCAGCTCGACGGACGCAACGGCCGGCTCGGGTCGCACCTGCCGTGGGGTGACCCCCGACGCGGGTGGGACTTCGTGACCGCCGGACACGGTGACGTGCCGTGGGAGCGCGTGTTCCGCGTGCTGAACCACATCGGGTACACCGGACCGACCAGCGTCGAGTGGGAGGACGCCGGCATGGACCGACTCGTCGGAGGACCCGAGGCGCTGGCGTTCGTCCGGCAGCTCGGCACGATCGCGCCGCCGTCGGCCGCGTTCGACGCCGCGTTCTCGCGGTCGCGGGCGTGAGCGTGCGCGTGGGCGGGGTCGGGGTCGTTCCGGGCGTACCTGGTGATCTCGGGCGTGCCTGGTCGTTCGTTCCGACCAGGTACGCCCGATCCCGCTTCCCATCGCGGACGTCCTGGGAGATTCTGTGACGGAACACGACCGCACGACGGGCCCGGCACAGACCCCGGCGCCGAGCAACGCCGCGCGCATCCTCCGCCTGGTGCACGAGGACGGCCCGATCGCACGCGCCGAGATCACCCGTCGCACCGGGCTGAACCGGTCCACGACCCTCGCACTCGTCGGTGAGCTGGTCGAGCTCGGGCTGGTGCACGAAGGCCCACCGCCCGCCGGGTCCGCTGGATCCGGGGTCGGTCGCCCGAGCCCGATCGTGCGGGCTTCGGCAGACGTGGTGGCCGCTGCCGTCACGGTCGAGATCGACGCCGTCGAGGTGGCCCTCGTCGGGCTCGACGGCACCGTCCGGCGGCGGCAGGTCGAGGCGCAGGTCCGCCCACCCTCGGCTGCCGAGGCCGTCGACGTCGTCGCCCGGCTCCTCGACCAGGTCCGAGTGACCGGCGCCGAGACCACCGGCACCGGCGCCGGCACCGGGCCCGCGTCCGCCCCGGGGCGGTTGCGGCTCGTCGGGGTGGGCGTCGCCGTCCCCGGGACGGTCCGCGCCGAGGACGGCAACGTCCAGTACGCGCCGCACCTCGGCTGGCACGACGAACCCTTCGCAGCTCCGCTCGCCGCCCGGACGGGACTGCCGGTCCGTGCCGCCAACGACGCGAACCTCGGGGCCTGGGCCGAACGCCTCGCCGGCAGCGGACGGGGCGTCGACGACCTCGTGTACCTCAACGGCGGCGCGAGCGGCATCGGTGGCGGGGTCATCTCCGGCGGACGGCCGCTCAGCGGCGCCGACGGGTACGCCGGCGAGCTCGGCCACACGTTCGTCGCGGCGAACGGCATCCGCTGCCACTGCGGAGCCGTCGGATGCCTCGAGACGGAGGCCTCGCGTGACGCCCTCACCACCGTCGCCGGGACGGCCCCCGACGACCTCGCCGCGTTGGCCGGAGCGCTCGCCGCCGACGACCCCGCGACCGAACGCGTCGTGGACCGGCAGGTCGATGCCCTCGCCACCGCGCTCCGCAACGCGATCCACACCGTCAACCCCGAGGTCGTCGTGCTCGGCGGGTTCCTCGGAGTGCTGCTCGACCACGTCGGCGACCGGATCGTCACCGCCGTCCGTGCGCAGTCGATGGCGGGCACGGCCGATCGGCTGCGCATCGTCCCGGCTGCACTGGGCAGGGACGTCCTCGTGCACGGAGCCGCCGAGATCGGCTTCCGCGACCTGCTCCGCGACCCGGGCACCGTGACCACCGCGGTCGCCACCACCACCCACACGTCCGACCGCGACGACGCGGCCGAGGAAGCGAGAACCCCATGACCTCCATCCAGCGCCAGCGCACCAGCGTGCTGCTCGGCACCCAGGACCTGACCGTCGAAGACCGCCCCGTCCCCGAGGTCGAGCCCGGCGACGTCCTCGTCCGGGTCGCCGCGGTCGGGGTGTGCGGCTCCGACGTGCACTACTACCGGCACGGCCGCATCGGGGACTTCGTCGTCGAGGAGCCCCTCGTCCTCGGGCACGAGCTGTCCGGCACGATCACCGCCGTCGGCGAGGGCGTCGACCCCGCGCGCGTCGGGGAGCGCGTCGCCGTCGAACCCCAGCGTCCCTGCCACCGGTGCGCGCAGTGCCTCGCCGGCCGCTACAACCTCTGCCCGCACATGCGCTTCTACGCGACGCCCCCGGTCGACGGGGCCTTCGCCGAGTTCGTCACCATCGAGGCCGAGTTCGCCCACGTCCTGCCCGACTCCGTCTCGTTCGAGGCCGGCGCCCTGCTCGAACCCCTGTCGGTCGGCATCGCCGCGGTCCGGAAGGCCGGCATCGTCCCCGGCTCCTCGGTGCTGATCGCGGGTGCCGGTCCGATCGGGATCATCTGCGCACAGGCAGCGCGGGCGTTCGGCGCCACCCGGATCGTGGTCAGCGACCTCGTCCCCGAGCGCCGGGAGCGTGCGCTGCAGTACGGCGCCACCGAGGTCGTCGACCCGACCACGGTGTCCGTCGCCTCGGACATCGCACCGGTCGACGCCTTCATCGACGCCAGCGGTGCGCCCCGTGCCGTGTCCGACGGCATCAAGGCCGTCGGACCGGCCGGCGCTGCGGTGCTCGTGGGGCTCGGCAACTCCGAGATGACGCTGCCGGTCGAGCACATCCAGAACCTCGAGGTCACCGTCACCGGGATCTTCCGCTACACCGGCACGTGGCCGGTCGCGATCGGCCTGGTCGCGTCCGGGCAGGTCGACCTGGACTCGCTCGTCACCGGTCGGTTCGGGCTCGACGAGGTCCGCGAAGCCCTCGAGAGCGACACCGACCCGGAGTCCCTCAAGTCCGTCGTCTACCCCGGCGGCGTGCCCGCCTGAGCGCGCACGGTGCGCGGTTTGCCGCGCAGCGCCGAGTTGCGTGCCACGGGCGGGGTTGCAAGCGGACACGGTGCGCGGAAGCTCGCACGGGGTGAGGACGCGCGCACGGTGCGGACGGGAGGCCCGTGGCCAGGCCGCCACGGGCCTCCCGTCCGGCTGATGGCTGGTGCACGGTGCGAGATTGGTCGTTGGATCCATGGTCGTCGGCATGGTGCCGCCCTGTGGGCGCGCACGGTGCGCGGAAGCTCGCACGGGGTGAGGACGCGCGCACGGTGCGGACGGGAGGCCCGTGGCCAGGCCGCCACGGGCCTCCCGTCCGGCTGATGGCTGGTGCACGGTGCGAGATTGGTCGTTGGATCCATGGTCGTCGGCATGGTGCCGCCCTGTGGGCGCGCACGGTGCGCGGAAGCTCGCACGGGGTGAGGACGCGCGCACGGTGCGGACGGGAGGCCCGTGGCCAGGCCGCCACGCGCCTCCAACCCGGCACGTGACCCGGAACGGGGCCACCGCTGCGTCACCGGGACGCGCTACGGTTCGCGCATGACCGCTTCTCCGGCCGCCGTTGTGCCGCAGCGCACCGACCGGCGCGCGCTCGTCTCCTGGGCGCTCTGGGACTGGGGATCCGCGGCGTTCAACGCCGTCGTCACCACCTTCGTCTTCAGCACCTACCTGGCGAGCCGGGCGTTCGTCGACCCGGCGCGGGTGGCCGACACCTCCGCCGCCGGCAAGGCGTTCGTGGAGCGCGAGCTCGCCCACA of the Curtobacterium sp. TC1 genome contains:
- a CDS encoding Gfo/Idh/MocA family protein is translated as MAQERLRIAMVGHGFMGAAHSQAWRTAPRFFDLGVEPEMAVIVGRDPERTETARAQYGWQAASTDWRAVVADPDIDVVDIVSPGSSHVEIAIAALEAGKHVLCEKPLANTVEQAEAMTAAAAAARSHGVRAMVGFSYRRVPAIAFARQLVQDGRIGTVRQVRALYLQDWLADEDGPMTWRLDKEQAGSGALGDIGAHAIDLVEHVTGASLATVSGTLETFVTERPLMAEGVGLSGTASSERGQVTVDDAAFFTARLGGGAADGAIGTFEATRYATGRKNGLTLEISGSEGAIQFDLESMNELRLYESSAPAREQGFRRILVTEPEHPYMAAWWPTGHLIGYEHTFSHQVKDFVEAIVSGTDPSPSFEDGLHVQRVLDAVERSAADGSSWTATS
- a CDS encoding ThuA domain-containing protein, whose product is MTAADRTRLALVVRGGWDGHQPVETTDLFVPFLRENGFAVRVSDSTAVYADESVMDEVDLIVQVVTMSTIADDEFAGLQRAVLGGAGLAGWHGGIADAFRNTADYLHMVGGQFAHHAGKHPDERVGEQSDNYIPYTVHLTDLGRSHPITQGIEDFDLVTEQYWVLSDEYNDVLATTTQDARDFDAWNRPVTAPAIWTRQWGEGRVFVSAPGHRLEVVESQPLRTIIERGLLWAAR
- a CDS encoding Gfo/Idh/MocA family protein, translating into MGSTVNERALRVGVVGVGVISQQYFEHFPALPGLSLVAVADLDVDRAQTVGAAQGVRGTSVDELLAADDVDVVLNLTIPAAHADVATRALAAGKHVYGEKPLAMSTAEAGPVLDAARAAGLRVGSAPDTVLGTGIQTARAALDDGLIGTPVGAAVAWSAPGHELWHPAPAFYYQPGGGPLLDMGPYYLTSLVTFFGPVVRVSGSATRSTRERTIATGPNAGTSIPVDIDTHVVAILEHENGVVSTVTVSFEVWATRAPLFEVYGTAGTLGVPDPNRFSDPVSIATADDRAWRELPVAAGYADAGRGYGLADMAHAIATDRPHRAAGDLAFHVLEVMEAVSAAARDHTVVDVHSRVDRPATVPAGSTPGSW
- a CDS encoding sugar phosphate isomerase/epimerase family protein, with protein sequence MTTTDASDQTEPTRASRPVTLFTGQWADLPFEEVARLAGDWGYDGLEIACWGDHLDVRRAATDPSYVADRRAILERNGLQVWTIANHLVGQAVCDDPIDQRHEDILPPHVWGDGDPEGVRQRAAEELQWTARAAAALGVDTVTGFSGSSIWKTVAGFPPVPPTMIDAGYQDFHDRWSPIIDVFEEVGVRFALEVHPSEIAYDYWTARRTLELFADRPAFGFNFDPSHFVWQDLDPAAFLLDFADRVYHVHCKESVKQLDGRNGRLGSHLPWGDPRRGWDFVTAGHGDVPWERVFRVLNHIGYTGPTSVEWEDAGMDRLVGGPEALAFVRQLGTIAPPSAAFDAAFSRSRA
- a CDS encoding ROK family transcriptional regulator, coding for MTEHDRTTGPAQTPAPSNAARILRLVHEDGPIARAEITRRTGLNRSTTLALVGELVELGLVHEGPPPAGSAGSGVGRPSPIVRASADVVAAAVTVEIDAVEVALVGLDGTVRRRQVEAQVRPPSAAEAVDVVARLLDQVRVTGAETTGTGAGTGPASAPGRLRLVGVGVAVPGTVRAEDGNVQYAPHLGWHDEPFAAPLAARTGLPVRAANDANLGAWAERLAGSGRGVDDLVYLNGGASGIGGGVISGGRPLSGADGYAGELGHTFVAANGIRCHCGAVGCLETEASRDALTTVAGTAPDDLAALAGALAADDPATERVVDRQVDALATALRNAIHTVNPEVVVLGGFLGVLLDHVGDRIVTAVRAQSMAGTADRLRIVPAALGRDVLVHGAAEIGFRDLLRDPGTVTTAVATTTHTSDRDDAAEEARTP
- a CDS encoding NAD(P)-dependent alcohol dehydrogenase, which encodes MTSIQRQRTSVLLGTQDLTVEDRPVPEVEPGDVLVRVAAVGVCGSDVHYYRHGRIGDFVVEEPLVLGHELSGTITAVGEGVDPARVGERVAVEPQRPCHRCAQCLAGRYNLCPHMRFYATPPVDGAFAEFVTIEAEFAHVLPDSVSFEAGALLEPLSVGIAAVRKAGIVPGSSVLIAGAGPIGIICAQAARAFGATRIVVSDLVPERRERALQYGATEVVDPTTVSVASDIAPVDAFIDASGAPRAVSDGIKAVGPAGAAVLVGLGNSEMTLPVEHIQNLEVTVTGIFRYTGTWPVAIGLVASGQVDLDSLVTGRFGLDEVREALESDTDPESLKSVVYPGGVPA